One Phaseolus vulgaris cultivar G19833 chromosome 4, P. vulgaris v2.0, whole genome shotgun sequence DNA window includes the following coding sequences:
- the LOC137838392 gene encoding uncharacterized protein, whose amino-acid sequence MVRWAVELSEFDIQYEPRGSIKGQVYADFVAKLSPGGEQEVEAGSQWLLSVDGSSNQQGSGAGIVLEGPNGVLIEQALRFAFKASNNQAEYEALVAGMLLAKEMGAQNLLVKSDSQLITGQVSGEFQAKDPQMAAYLKYVQLLKGAFSALELVHVPREQNARADLLAKLACSSKGGRQRTVI is encoded by the coding sequence atggtgcgctgggcggtggagttgtcagagtttgatatccagtatgagcccagaggatccatcaaagggcaggtatatGCAGATTTCGTGGCAAAACTCTCGCCCGGGGgcgaacaagaggtggaggcaggttcgcagtggttgctctcggtcgacggctcttccaaccaacaaggaagTGGCGCggggatagtcttggagggacccaatggcgtgctgatcgagcaagctctacgcttcgcctttaaggcaagtaataatcaagCTGAGTACGAAGCTCTGGTTGCAGGGATGCttctggctaaggagatgggcgcgcagaacctcttggtgaaaagcgattctCAGCTGATTACGGGACAAGTATCAGGCGAGTTTCAAGCaaaagacccgcagatggcagcgtatctgaaatacgtccaactgctgaagggagcatttagtgctcttgagctagtacatgtcccgagggagcagaatgccagagctgacctgcttgccaagctagCCTGCTCaagcaaggggggtagacagaggacagtaatcTAA
- the LOC137838393 gene encoding uncharacterized protein, with protein MDVVIPAMLVVPKVTFTGTEDPKAHLTAFHTHMMLVRGPDVVRCKLFMSTLVGTAMDWFINLPDGHVTSFPQLTKLFRAQYIVNRAPPSISYDLFDIRQYQEESLKEFLHRFGTQVVRLNLKDERMMVHVFKKGIVPGPFSESLI; from the coding sequence ATGGATGTCGTAATACCAGCCATGCTGGTAGTGCCCAAGGTGACCTTCACTGGTACAGAAGACCCGAAGGCCCATCTCACAGCTTTCCATACGCATATGATGCTAGTTAGGGGCCCCGATGTGGTAAGAtgcaagttgttcatgagcaccctggtGGGAACAgcgatggactggttcatcaacCTCCCTGATGGCCATGTAACATCGTTCCCACAACTTACAAAGTTGTTCAGAGCACAATACATCGTGAATCGGGCTCCCCCGTCTATCTCTTATGATCTCTTTGACATAAGACAATATCAGGAAGAGTCTTTGAAGGAGTTCCTCCACCGCTTTGGAACGCAAGTAGTGAGGTTGAACCTCAAGGACGAAAGAATGATGGTGCACGTGTTCAAGAAGGGCATTGTGCCAGGCCCCTTCAGCGAGTCACTTATCTGA